A stretch of DNA from Bacteroidales bacterium:
CGAACAGTAATAATTTTCGTTATTTTGTAACTGCAACCTTTGCCCCTCATGTAACGATGAATCTCAGCCGGAATTTTAACCTGATTTTAGCCATTCTCCTGCTCCTGTTAATAGGCGTAGTTGGCATTTCAGGTTTTATGATGATTGAAGGGTATACGATGCTGGAAGCGGCCTACATGACTACCATCACTGTGGCCACGGTTGGATTTTCGGAAGTCCGTGATTTATCGGATGAAGGCCGGTTATTTACCATTATATTAATCATATTGAGCATTGGTATTTTCGCTTACTCCATATCCACCATAACCTCCTATGTTGTGGAGGGCAGATTAAGAAGCCTGTTTGAGGGCACAAAGAAAAATAATGAAGTCAAAAAGATGAAAGACCAGATCATAGTTGTGGGCTACGGCCGAAACGGGCAGCAGACTGTTCATGACCTACTGTTGCTTGGCAAACCGGTGGTTGTGATTGAAAAAGATCATGAAACCATCCTTTCCCATCAATCCACAAAAGTGGTTTTTATTGAAGGCGATGCCACTGAAGATGAGGTACTGGAAAGGGCAGGCATACAGAAGGCAGAGGCACTCATCACCTCTCTTCCCATCGATGCCGACAACCTTTATGTGGTGCTGACAGCACGTTCTCTTTGCCCTAATCTGAAGATCATCTCAAGGGCTTCGCATGATTATTCAGAGAAAAAGCTGAAAACAGCAGGAGCATCCCATGTGGTGATGCCTGAAAAAGTGGGAGGAACCTTTATGGCCAGCCTGGTTGCAAAACCCGACCTTGCCGAGTTCTTCCATCATCTTTCTATTGAAGGATCCGAAGGGGTTAACCTTGTGGAAGTAGTTTGCTCTGACCTCCCTGATGAATTCCAGGGTAAAACCATACACGATCTGAGCATCAGGCGGCTTACCGGCGCCAATATCGTGGGCTTCAGGACTCCGGAAGGGCAATACATCATTAATCCCGGTGGAGATACGGTAATGCTGCCCAATGCAAAATTGTTTGTCCTTGGAACCCCTGACCAGATTGAAAAAGTAAAGAAAATCATCCGGGAAAGAATTAACTGAGAAACGTTAAAAGACAATCTCAAAAAGCCGCTCAGAATCCAGAATATCTACCAGGTTTTTTCCATTCGACAAACCGACTTATGAACTTTAAACATTTTGTGAAGTTTAGACAGTTGGAAAACAAAATAAAAAAAAAATCAACACAACAAAAAAAAACAAACAACACTTTTTACTCCATTACATTTAACCTACAAAATGACAGATTCAACAACTTATATAAGGCCAACCTGGGACGAATATTTCATGGAAGTAGCCATGACCATCGCCAAACGAGCCACCTGTGACCGTGGCAGAAGTGGCTGTGTGATTGCCCGAAATAAACAGATTTTGGTGACAGGGTACGTCGGTTCACCTATCGGACTTCCGCATTGCGATGATGTTGGACATTTATTCAAGCAGGTAACCCATGAGGATGGCAGCACCACCAATCATTGTGTAAGAACAGTGCATGCAGAACAGAATGCCATTTGCCAGGCAGCAAGGTTAGGTATTTCGTTACTGGGTTCCACTTTATATTGCAGGATGACTCCTTGCCGCACCTGTGCAATGCTTATCATCAATTGCGGGATCGAAAGGGTGGTTTGTGAATTCAGGTATCATAATGGAACAGAATCTGAAGCTATGTTCAGGGAGGCGGGCATTCAGCTGGATTTTGTGAATGATGATGTCCTCAAATACGAAAAGCAGTAATTCTCAACCAGGAGTTCAGGAGATCTGATCTTTGGGTGTTTC
This window harbors:
- a CDS encoding potassium channel protein gives rise to the protein MNLSRNFNLILAILLLLLIGVVGISGFMMIEGYTMLEAAYMTTITVATVGFSEVRDLSDEGRLFTIILIILSIGIFAYSISTITSYVVEGRLRSLFEGTKKNNEVKKMKDQIIVVGYGRNGQQTVHDLLLLGKPVVVIEKDHETILSHQSTKVVFIEGDATEDEVLERAGIQKAEALITSLPIDADNLYVVLTARSLCPNLKIISRASHDYSEKKLKTAGASHVVMPEKVGGTFMASLVAKPDLAEFFHHLSIEGSEGVNLVEVVCSDLPDEFQGKTIHDLSIRRLTGANIVGFRTPEGQYIINPGGDTVMLPNAKLFVLGTPDQIEKVKKIIRERIN
- a CDS encoding cytidine/deoxycytidylate deaminase family protein, yielding MTDSTTYIRPTWDEYFMEVAMTIAKRATCDRGRSGCVIARNKQILVTGYVGSPIGLPHCDDVGHLFKQVTHEDGSTTNHCVRTVHAEQNAICQAARLGISLLGSTLYCRMTPCRTCAMLIINCGIERVVCEFRYHNGTESEAMFREAGIQLDFVNDDVLKYEKQ